The Acinetobacter shaoyimingii DNA segment CACGTTATATGGGTGACCGTGGTGCAATGGCTGAAGCTGAATTTCGTTTTATGACTGAAAATTTTGGTAGCGGTAATATTCGTGGTGCCTACTTACCTTCGGATGAAAAATATAATAACGAAGACCGTAAAGATTTCCATTTCTTATATGATTGGCAAATCAATAATCAATGGTCTACCAACATTGATTATAACTACGTATCCGATAAAGATTTCTTCAATGACTTAGACACCAACCCAAATACGCGAACTCGTCTAAACCAAAGACAAGCTTGGGAATTAAACTATCAAAATGGTTTGCCAGGTCTTAAAGCCAAATTAAAGATTGAAGATTTCCAAACCCTTGACCCTTTGACTCCATATAAAGACCGCCCTTATGCACGTTTACCACAATTACTTGTTAATTATGTAACTGGCGATGCACACGGCTTAGAATTTGAGTTCAATAACGATACGGCTTACTTTAAAAAAGATTTTGATAGTCAAGCCAATATCTCACAACCAAGTGGTGTTCGCCTTTATAACCAATTTGCAGCACGTTATAACTTCCGTAACCCTTGGGGCTTTGCGATCCCAGAAGTCTCTGTGCGTAGTTTAAATACTTATTACGATCAAGATACACGTGACAATGCAAATTTTAACTCTGATTCCGAAAATAAATCTGTAGTCGTTCCACAATTTACTTTGGATACAGGCTTAACTTTTGAACGTGAAGGTAAGTTTTTACAGACTTTATCTCCACGCGCGTTCTATGCATATTCACCGTATCGCCAACAAAATGGCTACCCAAACTTTGATACAATTTCTGCATCTTTAAATTACGATCAGTTATTTAGCCCATATCGTTTTTACGGACATGACCGCTTAGATGACAATAATTTCTTGTCTTTAGGTCTAAGTTATAGTCTATTTGACACCATCGGTTTAGAACGTTTACGAGCAAGTGTTGGTAAAAGTTATTTCTTTGATGATCGTCGAGTTACATTAAACGATAGTCAAAACAGCAGAACCAGCACTGAAGATGATACTGGCCCTGTGGTCAGCTTATCGAGTCAACTTTCTGAAAATTATACCATTCGTGCCAATTCATATTGGATGTCAAATGGTGATAATGCTCAACGTGATATTCAGCTGTATTACACTGGGGACAAAGGAAACCTCTATAATTTCGGATATTTCAAACGTAGCTATTTAGAAGATAGACAAGATCGATACGATCAAGTAACAGCATCTTTCATTCAACCGATTAAAAATAATTGGAGAATGATGGGACATGTTCAATATGATATGGACAATAATGTTGCGCGTGAATATCTCTTAGGTCTAAATTATGAATCTTGCTGCTGGGGCGTGTCGGTTTACGGTCGTTCATACTACAACGATTTGGATAACGTCAATGATTCAGGCGTTAAAGCAAAACGTGCAGTAATGGCTGAATTTACACTTAAAGGATTAGGTGGTTTAAACAGTAAACTCAGCTCATTCCTTGAAGACCGTGTTCTAGGCTACGATAAGGTTAATCAAAACTGGACAAATTAATGACGACGAAAAACTTAAAAAAAATTTTTAAAGCGACTGCATTGGCATGTGCTCTTTCCATGAGTATGCCGTTATTTGCTGCCCCTACTGATCACGTTGTCGCGATCGTAGGGAAAAGCGTTATTTTAAAAAGTGATTTAGAACAAGGGGTTGCAGAGATTACTCATCAATTGAGTGCACAAAAAAAAGAAGTGCCTCCGCAAAGTATTTTAGAAACTCAAGTTTTAAACCAACTGATCACGCAAAATGCACAGCTTGAACTCGTCAAACGTTATGGCATCCAAGCCGATGAAAAAACGTTAAATGAAGCTGTACTAAAAGTAGCGAATCAGTCTGGAGCAAATAGCCTTGAAGCTTTTCAACAAAAGCTCGATAAAATTGCACCAGGGACTTATGAGTCATTGCGTAGCCGCATAGCACAAGACATCGCAATGCAACGTCTACGCCAACAGCAAGTCATGTCACGTATTAAAATTAGCGACCAAGATGTCGACAATTTCCTAAAATCACCTGAGGGACAAGCTATTGTAGGTGGTCAGGTTCATATCATCCATGTGCGTGTATCAGGTGATGTAGATCCTACTCAGTTGAATCAAACGGCAGAGCAAGTCAAAGCTGCGCTTAGTCAAAGCAATGATTATAAAGCGATTGAAAAACGATTTAATAAAGATGGTATTACCATTACTGCATCGGATACAGGCTATCGCCCACTTTCAGAAATCCCTGCAGAGTTATCGACTCGTGTAAGCTTAATTCAACCAGGTCAAACTACAGATCTCATTCGTGTGAAAGATGGTGTTCATGTTCTTAAGCTGATTGACCGTAAGTCAAATGATCAAAAAGCTTTGGTTCCTCAATTCAATACACGCCATATTTTGATCAAAACTTCAGAAGTGGTTACACCTGAAAATGCGAAGCAAATCATTGATAACTTGTATGAACGTATTAACGCAGGTCAAGATTTCGCAACGCTTGCAGCAACCTATTCCAACGATCCTGGTACTGCACGCAATGGTGGTAGCTTAGGTTGGGTGACACCTGGAACAATGGTACCTGAGTTTGATAAAACCATGCAGTCAATTGCTGTGGGCAAATTAAGTCAACCATTTCAAACACAATTTGGTTGGCATATTCTGCAAGTGACAGATAAACGCGATCAAGATATGACTAAAGAATATCAACGCAATATGGCACGTCAAGTTCTTGGTGAACGTCAGTTTGAAACTGAGCTAGACAGCTGGTTACGTGAGTTACGTGTTAACACTTATGTAGAAATCAAAGATCCAAATTTAAAAATAAACTAATCCTTCTTTAAAAATAAAAAACCTCATCATGTATGAGGTTTTTTATTTGGTTTTAATTCAATTCCATGCTTAGACATATAAAAATCAAAATAAGATGAATACCATGTATTTCTAGAAAACTAAAATTCACTTTGATTATATTTGGATGATATTCGGCAGTGATAATATCTGCTATCACCATAACGAGTACAACTACCCATCTTTCCAAAACCCATCTGTTTGAATGGATTTTCATTGAAAACACTGAAAATAAACATCAAGACTAAGCATAAAAAAAGACGCCAAGTGGCGTCTTCTTAAAAAAATAACTTTAATTAAAATAATTAATTAACGATTATTTTCGTCGTCTTGTGCATCATCAAATTTAGTTTCGCCATCAAAACCAGCACCGCCAGCTTGACCACCAAAACCAGGTTGTTGACCACCGAAGCCACCTTGACCACCGAAGCCACCTTGACTACCGAAACCACCTTGACTACCGAAACCGCCTTGAGCGCCGAAGCCACCTTGACCACCGAAGCCACCTTGGCCACCGAAGCCACCTTGACCACCGAAGCCACCTTGTTGGCCACCGAATCCACCTTGACCACCGAAGCCACCTTGACCAGCAGCAGGAGCGCCAGCAGGAGCACCAGCAGGACGTGGGTTACGTGCAGGAACAACAGTTGAAATCGCGTGCTTGTAAACCATTTGGCTTACAGTATTCTTTAAAAGAACAACATATTGGTCAAATGATTCGATATGACCTTGTAGTTTGATACCGTTTACAAGAAAGATTGAAACAGGGATACGTTCTTTACGGAGAGAATTTAAGAACGGATCTTGTAAAGTTTGACCTTTAGACATTTTATACTCCAAAAATTTAAAATCAGCGCAAAAACTATCTTTGTTTTTCACTTAAAAATTATAAAAAAGATAGTGTGTAAATTTTGCTTTATCCATGTAAGTTTCGCAAGTCTTCTTGAGCTTGCTTGATCGTTAAAAAGTTTTGCATGCTGTGCACTTCTTGCAAAGATCTCAACCAAGTGTATTGACGTTTCGCAAGTTGTCGTGTTGCAAATAAGCTCTTATCCTCCATATCCTGTTTAGATTTGTGACTCCTATCACTATTTGTAAGAAAATCTAAAGCTTGACGATAGCCAACAGAACGAGCTGAAGGCAAATTTTCATTTAAATCGTATTTTTCAATAAGATATTCGACTTCACTCAAAAAACCGATATCCCACATATTTTTCAATCTAATTTCGATTCTATTATGCAATTCTAAACGATCAGGTACTAATGCATAATTATGATAATTGTAACGATATGATAATTGTTTGGGCTGTTCAGCTTGCAATTGCGTAATGGGCTTCCCTGTCAACTTAAAAACCTCTAAAGCACGAATGATCCGCTGACGATCCGACACTTTAAATTTTTCTCCAGCCACTGGATCTACCCGCTTTAACTCTTCAAAAACGGATTCCCAGCCATTTAATGCAGCATTAGCTTCAATTTCTTGACGTACATCAGGACTCGCATTGGGTAAATTAGTCGCGAGACCTTCAAGTAGGGCTTTAAAATACAACATCGTGCCACCCACCAAAATGGGTGTTTTTCCACGTGCGTGAATCTCATCGATGAGACGTGTTGCATCTTCAACAAATTGAGCAGCCGAATAGACTTCCAAAGGACTAATAATATCAATTAAATGATGAGGATATCGTTCCTGCTCTGCTTTAGATGGTTTTGCAGAACCGATATCCATATCCCGATAAATAAGTGCAGAATCAACTGAAATAATTTCATATTCACCACGCTCATAGAGTTCACATGCCAAAGCGGTTTTACCACTTGCCGTTGGTCCCATTATGTTAATGACTGGCATTTTATTTGACATGTACAACTACTCTCCCCGAGCAAATAATTTATCTAATTGAACCAATGGAAATGCACGCCATGTTGGACGACCATGATTACATTGACTGGCAAATTCTGTTTGTTCCATTTGTCTCAATAACGCATTCATTTCTGAAAGACTGAGCATACGATGAGCACGTACTGCACCGTGGCAAGCCATACCAGCAAGGATCTGATCACGCTTTTGTTGCAACATTTGCGCTTCATCATTAGGATCTAAATCATTTAACAATTCATTTAACAAATCCGTCAGATTTGCTTTTTGCAATACCGCAGGAACACCCCGAATAATGACTTGATCATCGCCATACAAATCAACTTCCAAACCCAATCGTTGAAATTGAGGTTTTAAGTCATCAATACGCATTGCTTGCATACGTGTTATAGAGATCACTTTAGGAATCAATAATTGCTGAGATGCCCAAAACTCAGGCTTATCCCATGCAGCTTTCATCTGTTGCAATAAAATACGCTCATGTGCTGCATGCATATCGACAATGATGAGCCCTTCGGTATTTTGCGCCAAAATATAAATACCATGTAATTGCGCTATGGCGATTCCCAAAGGATATTCATCAACTTTTGAAGGGGCGTGATTTGGATCGTTCTCCAAAGATTCATCACCCAACTGCTGTTGTGATTTTAACGGCGCCAAATAACTCTTTAGCGCATTATTCATTTGTGCCGTACCCGAATAGATACTTGGCTGTGCATAACGAATCGATTGAGGCTGACGATCACTAAAATCACTTAATCCATCACCCGATTCTACTTGCGGATCATTATTCTGTAATTGTACAAGAGGTGCTGCATTTGAATGATGAGCATGTAGCGTGGAGTTGTCTTTATGCAGTTGAAACTGTTCTTGATATCGTGGTTGGGGATTTAACTCCACTTGCGGAGCAGATTGCCCATCCAACTTCATCGCTTCTGCTAAATCTGCAGTTGCTGTTTGAAACTGAGACAATGTGTCTTTGGCAAAATGGCGCACAAACTCATGTACTTCTCGCTGATTCAGAAAACGAATTTCATGTTTCGTCGGATGCACATTCACATCAATATTTTCAGGGTCGACTTCTAAAAACAGCAAATAGGCTGCATGTTGATGACCATGTAAAATACCGTCATAGGCCATTCGAAGGGCATGAGAAATGGTTTTATCTTTAACGATGCGTCCATTCACATAAACATACTGTAAATCAGCTTGTGCTCTGGCATCTGATGGATGCCCTAACCAACCAGATAAACGCATACTGATGCTTTCAGCATCGATCCAATAGGCATTTTCAGTAAATGATCGACCCAATAACTGTTGCACACGCTGAAAACGGAGTTCACCGCTGTCTGCTATGGGTAAATTGAGTCGAATGTTCTGATTGTGTTCTAGCACAAAACGGATATCAAAATGCGTCAAAGCTAAACGACGAACGATTTCTTCAATATGTCCAAATTCGGTATTCGGCTTCTTTAAAAATTTACGGCGCGCAGGCACATTAAAGAATAAATCTTGAACACGAATATGTGTTCCGCGTTGCGTTGCAATCGCTTGAATCTCTTGATGATCAAAAGCGGTCCCATTCACTTCAACTTGATAACCAATACCTGACTCATCCTGGCTACTGCTCAGCGTTAAACGTGATACAGCAGCAATAGACGCCAATGCCTCTCCACGGAAGCCGAGACTCACAATTGCATGCAAATCTTCAGCACTTTGGATTTTACTGGTCGCATGTCGCATGACAGCCAAGGGTAAATCTTCTGCATGAATTCCTCGACCATTGTCGATAATCTCAATGAGGGTACTGCCACCTTGCTCTATACGAATAATCAGCTCCGTCGCACCCGCATCAATAGAATTTTCAAGCAACTCTTTGACCACTGATGAAGGACGTTCAATCACTTCACCCGCTGCAATTTGGTTGGCTAAAGCAGGATTTAAGGTTCGAATACGACGTAAACTGATTTCTTCGCGCTGCATATTAAATAGACCTAACTTCTTGTTGCTCTAATGACGTGATATTCGATGTTGCAAATCATCAGAAAATCGTCCCTATCCTGCGGTGTATTCTTGATTTAAAGCATTTTGAAAATCAATCGAATCAAAACTCAGTGTGACTTGACGGAGATCTTCATCATCCATTTTTTCAATTTGAATCACATAGTCGGCTTGTGGAATTTCATCTGCACCTTTCGAAGGCCACTCAAACAAAAATAAAGCATTGGGAGTGTCTAGATAATCACGAATTCCCATAAGTTCAAGTTCATAGGGGTCATTTAAACGGTACAAGTCAAAATGAAAGACGTCTTGTTTTTGAATGGTATACGGCTCAACCAAGGTATAAGTCGGACTTTTTACAGCGCCAGTATGACCCAAGGCTTGCAACCAATAGCGCGTCAAAGTCGTTTTACCTGCACCCAAATCCCCAATCAAATAAATTACACCTTGTGCAATATGTTGACCCAAAAAACTCGCTAATTTTTGAGTATCTTGTTCGTTGGTCAAATTCAATTTAAATGAGTACTGCATAACACCCGCAACATGATTCAATCAAACGAATATGATAACATTGCATTGCTTTAAAACCTACTTTGTGATGATCCAATACTTGCATTTAGCGTATCACTTTTCATGCAATACATTCATTTGCTAGATTTAACGCAATTGTCGCTTGAACGCTTTAATCATTTGATGAATCTTTGGATGATATTTTCATTTAGAAATATCGAATTGAAGATATTAAATCGAATGCTTTTGCGTGATCTAACAATACCTTTTTGATTTAATTTCTATATGCCCAATTTGACAATGACCTCTGAATTCAAACCACCTATGATCAATGGGGTTACTGCCAGCAAAGTCTATTTGCCACATTTAGAGCAAATGCCGAATACATTATTGGATTTTTTATGTCATGAATTTCCACATATTGAGGCAAAAGAATGGCAACAACGTTTTGATGATCAACTCATTATGGATTCAAACGGTCAAATTCTTCAAAAAAATACGGCTTATATCGCCAATCAACATATTTATTACTATCGCTTTTTAGCCAATGAAATTCACGTTCCTTTTCAGGAAAAAATCTTATTTGAAAATGATGATTTACTTGTGGTTGATAAACCACATTTCTTGACCATGAGCCCAACAGGTCAGTATGTGCAAGAAACTTTATTGGTCAGACTTAAAAAAACAACACAAAATGCAGATCTTACGCCGATTCACCGCCTTGATCGTGAAACAGCTGGAGTGGTTTTATTTTCTAAAAGAATTGAAACTCGTGGTGTTTATCAGCAAATGTTTGCTGAGCGAAAAGTACAAAAAATCTATCATGCTATTGCACCTTACAATCCTAAACTTCATTTTCCAATCACTTTAAATTTAAGAATGGACAAAGGCGAACCCTTTTTTACCATGAAAATTGTTGAAGGCACTGCCAACAGTGAAACCCAAATTGAACTGCTAGAACACAATGATCATTGGGCGAAGTACCAACTGAACCCTAAAACAGGGAAACAACATCAATTGCGTGTACATTTAAATTACTTAAATATTCCAATAAAAAATGATGCTTTTTATCCGACTATAAAAAATCGCGATAATACAGATTTTACTAAGCCATTAGCACTTTTAGCGCATCAAATTTCCTTTATCGACCCCA contains these protein-coding regions:
- the mutL gene encoding DNA mismatch repair endonuclease MutL: MQREEISLRRIRTLNPALANQIAAGEVIERPSSVVKELLENSIDAGATELIIRIEQGGSTLIEIIDNGRGIHAEDLPLAVMRHATSKIQSAEDLHAIVSLGFRGEALASIAAVSRLTLSSSQDESGIGYQVEVNGTAFDHQEIQAIATQRGTHIRVQDLFFNVPARRKFLKKPNTEFGHIEEIVRRLALTHFDIRFVLEHNQNIRLNLPIADSGELRFQRVQQLLGRSFTENAYWIDAESISMRLSGWLGHPSDARAQADLQYVYVNGRIVKDKTISHALRMAYDGILHGHQHAAYLLFLEVDPENIDVNVHPTKHEIRFLNQREVHEFVRHFAKDTLSQFQTATADLAEAMKLDGQSAPQVELNPQPRYQEQFQLHKDNSTLHAHHSNAAPLVQLQNNDPQVESGDGLSDFSDRQPQSIRYAQPSIYSGTAQMNNALKSYLAPLKSQQQLGDESLENDPNHAPSKVDEYPLGIAIAQLHGIYILAQNTEGLIIVDMHAAHERILLQQMKAAWDKPEFWASQQLLIPKVISITRMQAMRIDDLKPQFQRLGLEVDLYGDDQVIIRGVPAVLQKANLTDLLNELLNDLDPNDEAQMLQQKRDQILAGMACHGAVRAHRMLSLSEMNALLRQMEQTEFASQCNHGRPTWRAFPLVQLDKLFARGE
- the tsaE gene encoding tRNA (adenosine(37)-N6)-threonylcarbamoyltransferase complex ATPase subunit type 1 TsaE — protein: MQYSFKLNLTNEQDTQKLASFLGQHIAQGVIYLIGDLGAGKTTLTRYWLQALGHTGAVKSPTYTLVEPYTIQKQDVFHFDLYRLNDPYELELMGIRDYLDTPNALFLFEWPSKGADEIPQADYVIQIEKMDDEDLRQVTLSFDSIDFQNALNQEYTAG
- a CDS encoding pseudouridine synthase, whose amino-acid sequence is MPNLTMTSEFKPPMINGVTASKVYLPHLEQMPNTLLDFLCHEFPHIEAKEWQQRFDDQLIMDSNGQILQKNTAYIANQHIYYYRFLANEIHVPFQEKILFENDDLLVVDKPHFLTMSPTGQYVQETLLVRLKKTTQNADLTPIHRLDRETAGVVLFSKRIETRGVYQQMFAERKVQKIYHAIAPYNPKLHFPITLNLRMDKGEPFFTMKIVEGTANSETQIELLEHNDHWAKYQLNPKTGKQHQLRVHLNYLNIPIKNDAFYPTIKNRDNTDFTKPLALLAHQISFIDPINKQEMCFNSEIVLTL
- a CDS encoding LPS-assembly protein LptD, which codes for MKHQFNFNPLAAAILSFLCGSTVSSYAESNTSVSDIDNKQLKASLKESYPGQNFFEQYYVDKDSPEARQRDTKVPGAQFCQNTFVTPISPNTKALNPDEATSVLTAEHAYYNPNGDTVLEGNVIIDQDGRMVRANHLTMDKTQTFAKASGNVQMAQAGLISQSDKVNYNLKTQTGDLTDSYYIAEQARAHGHADLISRTSPDVLLLKNASYTTCPPDEKPTWKIEAREIELNQETGRGKTKGAKVKIKDHTIATVPYFNFPIDDRRVTGILTPSLAYTNNGGLQLSVPIYLNLAPNYDATVTPRYMGDRGAMAEAEFRFMTENFGSGNIRGAYLPSDEKYNNEDRKDFHFLYDWQINNQWSTNIDYNYVSDKDFFNDLDTNPNTRTRLNQRQAWELNYQNGLPGLKAKLKIEDFQTLDPLTPYKDRPYARLPQLLVNYVTGDAHGLEFEFNNDTAYFKKDFDSQANISQPSGVRLYNQFAARYNFRNPWGFAIPEVSVRSLNTYYDQDTRDNANFNSDSENKSVVVPQFTLDTGLTFEREGKFLQTLSPRAFYAYSPYRQQNGYPNFDTISASLNYDQLFSPYRFYGHDRLDDNNFLSLGLSYSLFDTIGLERLRASVGKSYFFDDRRVTLNDSQNSRTSTEDDTGPVVSLSSQLSENYTIRANSYWMSNGDNAQRDIQLYYTGDKGNLYNFGYFKRSYLEDRQDRYDQVTASFIQPIKNNWRMMGHVQYDMDNNVAREYLLGLNYESCCWGVSVYGRSYYNDLDNVNDSGVKAKRAVMAEFTLKGLGGLNSKLSSFLEDRVLGYDKVNQNWTN
- a CDS encoding peptidylprolyl isomerase; amino-acid sequence: MTTKNLKKIFKATALACALSMSMPLFAAPTDHVVAIVGKSVILKSDLEQGVAEITHQLSAQKKEVPPQSILETQVLNQLITQNAQLELVKRYGIQADEKTLNEAVLKVANQSGANSLEAFQQKLDKIAPGTYESLRSRIAQDIAMQRLRQQQVMSRIKISDQDVDNFLKSPEGQAIVGGQVHIIHVRVSGDVDPTQLNQTAEQVKAALSQSNDYKAIEKRFNKDGITITASDTGYRPLSEIPAELSTRVSLIQPGQTTDLIRVKDGVHVLKLIDRKSNDQKALVPQFNTRHILIKTSEVVTPENAKQIIDNLYERINAGQDFATLAATYSNDPGTARNGGSLGWVTPGTMVPEFDKTMQSIAVGKLSQPFQTQFGWHILQVTDKRDQDMTKEYQRNMARQVLGERQFETELDSWLRELRVNTYVEIKDPNLKIN
- the miaA gene encoding tRNA (adenosine(37)-N6)-dimethylallyltransferase MiaA, whose protein sequence is MSNKMPVINIMGPTASGKTALACELYERGEYEIISVDSALIYRDMDIGSAKPSKAEQERYPHHLIDIISPLEVYSAAQFVEDATRLIDEIHARGKTPILVGGTMLYFKALLEGLATNLPNASPDVRQEIEANAALNGWESVFEELKRVDPVAGEKFKVSDRQRIIRALEVFKLTGKPITQLQAEQPKQLSYRYNYHNYALVPDRLELHNRIEIRLKNMWDIGFLSEVEYLIEKYDLNENLPSARSVGYRQALDFLTNSDRSHKSKQDMEDKSLFATRQLAKRQYTWLRSLQEVHSMQNFLTIKQAQEDLRNLHG
- the hfq gene encoding RNA chaperone Hfq → MSKGQTLQDPFLNSLRKERIPVSIFLVNGIKLQGHIESFDQYVVLLKNTVSQMVYKHAISTVVPARNPRPAGAPAGAPAAGQGGFGGQGGFGGQQGGFGGQGGFGGQGGFGGQGGFGAQGGFGSQGGFGSQGGFGGQGGFGGQQPGFGGQAGGAGFDGETKFDDAQDDENNR